From a single Methanomicrobium sp. W14 genomic region:
- a CDS encoding tyrosine--tRNA ligase — translation MDSYELAIRNTVEVVTEDELKELLKKPEKSVYTGYEPSGEIHLGHLVTINKLMDLREAGFKVKVLLADLHAFLNQKGDMEKVRELAEYNRRCFEAVGLKGKNVEFVLGTDVELNPEYQLNVLKLAQQITLNRATRSMDEVGRNMDAPHVSQMVYPIMQMVDIHTLGVDLALGGIDQRKIHMLAREYLPSIGAKTPVCMHTPILNGLNGKKMSSSEGNYISVADTEDNIRKKMKKAFCPPEIEENPVLQVLKYHVFPRLDSITLRRPEKFGGDREIISYGECETSYAKGEIHPADLKSACTEGLIEVLAPARDYLGL, via the coding sequence ATGGATTCATACGAACTTGCAATAAGAAATACTGTTGAAGTCGTAACAGAGGACGAATTAAAGGAGCTTTTGAAAAAACCTGAAAAATCAGTATATACAGGATACGAACCTTCAGGGGAGATTCACCTCGGACACCTCGTCACAATAAACAAACTGATGGACCTTCGTGAGGCAGGATTTAAGGTAAAGGTTCTTCTGGCAGACCTTCACGCATTTTTAAACCAGAAAGGCGACATGGAAAAGGTAAGGGAGCTTGCAGAATACAACCGCCGCTGCTTTGAAGCTGTCGGACTTAAAGGAAAAAACGTCGAGTTTGTACTCGGAACGGATGTCGAGTTAAATCCTGAATACCAGCTCAATGTCCTAAAGCTTGCGCAGCAGATAACACTCAACCGTGCGACGAGAAGCATGGATGAGGTCGGAAGAAACATGGACGCACCTCATGTATCCCAGATGGTCTACCCGATAATGCAGATGGTTGATATCCATACTCTTGGTGTAGACCTTGCTCTCGGCGGAATCGACCAGAGAAAAATTCACATGCTTGCACGCGAGTATCTCCCGTCAATAGGGGCGAAAACACCGGTCTGTATGCACACACCGATTTTAAACGGCCTTAACGGCAAAAAAATGTCCTCTTCAGAGGGCAACTATATCTCAGTCGCAGACACCGAGGATAATATAAGAAAAAAAATGAAAAAGGCATTCTGCCCGCCTGAAATCGAGGAAAACCCGGTTTTGCAGGTACTCAAATACCATGTCTTCCCAAGACTTGATTCCATAACGCTCAGGCGCCCTGAAAAATTCGGGGGGGACCGTGAGATTATATCATACGGGGAATGCGAGACTTCATATGCAAAAGGCGAAATTCATCCCGCAGACTTAAAATCGGCATGCACAGAGGGCCTTATAGAAGTCCTTGCACCTGCAAGGGACTACCTGGGACTCTAA
- a CDS encoding C-GCAxxG-C-C family protein, producing the protein MEETGNNQETERNEKKADYAVLEFSSGYNCSQSVLSAFAAEMNAWKDDAVKYAAGFGSGIGTGKTCGACTGAVMAAGLYTSGIEDNDERKSRTYGIVREYFKKFEERFGSSDCRQLLGYDIMDKEKVKSLPGDKSPKTFCRKFVRESVMIMSEIIDEDRLKNQE; encoded by the coding sequence ATGGAAGAAACGGGTAATAACCAGGAGACTGAGAGAAACGAAAAAAAGGCTGACTATGCCGTTCTTGAATTTTCATCCGGCTACAATTGCTCGCAGTCCGTATTAAGTGCATTTGCGGCTGAAATGAATGCCTGGAAGGATGATGCCGTAAAATACGCGGCAGGCTTCGGCAGCGGTATCGGGACGGGAAAAACATGCGGTGCATGCACGGGCGCTGTTATGGCGGCAGGCCTTTATACGTCGGGAATCGAGGACAATGACGAGAGAAAGAGCCGTACATACGGTATTGTGAGAGAATACTTTAAAAAATTTGAAGAAAGGTTCGGGAGTTCTGACTGCAGGCAACTCCTCGGCTATGATATCATGGACAAGGAAAAGGTGAAATCACTTCCAGGGGATAAAAGTCCGAAAACTTTCTGCCGGAAATTTGTCAGGGAAAGCGTTATGATTATGTCTGAAATCATTGATGAGGACAGGCTGAAAAACCAGGAATAA
- a CDS encoding nucleotidyltransferase domain-containing protein, producing the protein MSKILDITENHLKILSLYTNGYDSDYYIREICRHVPVSHGAAQNILNSLEEKGVLYSEIRGRLRVFKLRNTPAAKNHILLAESYKRLKFSEKYPFANRIIYRVLPAFSCPLALFGSYSSGLAEEHSDIDLLCVGDFDLPLVEKISKMFRTEINVKKYNQEVFKEGLHDHLLKEVYKNHVYLKCPEFFVEWGLEI; encoded by the coding sequence ATGTCCAAAATATTAGACATAACTGAGAACCACCTGAAAATACTTTCACTGTACACGAATGGCTATGACAGTGATTATTATATAAGGGAAATCTGCCGGCATGTTCCTGTGTCCCACGGTGCGGCGCAGAATATCCTGAACAGTCTTGAGGAGAAGGGGGTTTTGTACTCTGAGATCAGAGGCAGGTTAAGGGTCTTTAAGCTCAGGAATACTCCTGCGGCCAAAAATCACATACTGCTTGCAGAAAGCTACAAACGGCTTAAATTTTCGGAAAAATATCCTTTTGCGAACCGTATAATCTACAGGGTTCTTCCGGCTTTCAGCTGCCCGCTTGCCCTTTTCGGCAGCTATTCATCAGGCCTTGCGGAAGAGCATTCCGATATCGACCTTCTCTGCGTGGGGGATTTTGACCTGCCCCTGGTTGAAAAAATATCGAAGATGTTTAGAACAGAGATAAATGTAAAAAAATACAATCAAGAAGTATTTAAGGAGGGCCTTCATGACCACCTTCTAAAAGAGGTCTATAAAAATCACGTATACCTTAAATGCCCAGAATTTTTCGTTGAATGGGGACTTGAAATATGA
- a CDS encoding HEPN domain-containing protein produces the protein MNEMNWCKDKRKGLKLTEPSENLSEAYFEKAEDSLAVMNSLDSPDWIISTGYYSMYYSLYAVLMKVGVKSEIHICTIAFMKECLRDFFSEEEAERMDKARLMRVQSQYSVTREFSSSQAEKIATAAPLFLLKCRDVCDKMTHPDMEKIRKKMAD, from the coding sequence ATGAATGAGATGAACTGGTGCAAGGACAAAAGAAAAGGTCTGAAACTGACCGAACCAAGCGAAAACCTATCGGAAGCCTATTTTGAAAAGGCCGAGGATTCTCTGGCTGTAATGAACTCACTTGACTCGCCTGACTGGATAATTTCGACAGGATACTATTCCATGTATTATTCACTGTATGCCGTTTTGATGAAGGTAGGCGTGAAAAGCGAGATCCATATCTGCACTATAGCGTTTATGAAAGAGTGTCTCCGTGACTTTTTTTCCGAAGAAGAGGCGGAAAGAATGGACAAAGCGAGACTTATGCGGGTCCAGTCCCAGTACTCGGTTACACGTGAGTTTTCGTCTTCCCAGGCCGAAAAAATAGCTACCGCTGCGCCTTTGTTTCTTCTCAAGTGCAGGGACGTCTGCGATAAGATGACACACCCTGATATGGAGAAAATACGAAAGAAAATGGCGGACTGA